In one Fodinicola acaciae genomic region, the following are encoded:
- a CDS encoding thiamine pyrophosphate-dependent enzyme, with protein sequence MASQEIKFYQVGSHAVGNRLLDMSRRSIQADMHRTNSLNSGHRACRGCGEALGARYALDAAMRAAAGRVVAVNATGCLEVFSTPYPETSWQIPWLHSLFGNSAAVATGVAAALRAKGREDVRVVAQGGDGGTVDIGLSCLSGMFERNDDVLYICYDNEAYMNTGVQRSGSTPPAARTSTTPAVGDEPGNAFGQGKNLPMIAMAHEIPYVATATVAQLRDLEDKVRRAMEFRGARYLHILVPCPLGWVSAAEHTVRVARLAVESGLFPVFEAKHGEITDVTRIRRQVPVEDYLKLQGRYAHLFKPQPRTNTIARIQAIADRNIRRFGLLTGDTR encoded by the coding sequence ATGGCCAGCCAGGAAATAAAGTTCTACCAGGTCGGCAGCCACGCGGTCGGCAACCGGCTGCTGGACATGTCGCGCCGGTCGATCCAGGCCGACATGCACCGGACGAACTCGCTGAACAGCGGCCATCGCGCGTGCCGCGGCTGCGGCGAGGCGCTCGGCGCGCGATACGCGTTGGACGCCGCGATGCGCGCCGCCGCCGGCCGGGTCGTCGCGGTGAACGCAACCGGCTGTCTGGAGGTCTTTTCCACCCCGTATCCGGAAACCTCCTGGCAGATTCCGTGGCTGCACTCGCTGTTCGGCAACTCCGCCGCGGTCGCCACCGGCGTCGCGGCGGCACTGCGCGCCAAGGGTCGCGAGGACGTACGGGTGGTCGCACAAGGTGGCGACGGCGGCACCGTCGACATTGGACTTTCCTGTCTTTCCGGGATGTTCGAGCGAAACGACGACGTGCTCTACATCTGCTACGACAACGAGGCGTATATGAACACCGGAGTCCAGCGCTCCGGCTCGACGCCACCGGCGGCGCGTACGTCCACCACACCGGCGGTCGGTGACGAGCCGGGAAACGCCTTCGGACAGGGGAAAAACCTGCCGATGATCGCGATGGCGCACGAGATCCCATACGTCGCAACCGCGACCGTCGCGCAGTTGCGCGACCTCGAAGACAAGGTGCGGCGGGCGATGGAGTTTCGCGGCGCGCGTTACCTGCACATCCTGGTGCCGTGTCCGTTGGGCTGGGTCAGCGCGGCCGAGCACACCGTACGCGTCGCTCGCCTCGCCGTGGAGAGCGGACTTTTTCCCGTCTTCGAGGCCAAACATGGCGAGATCACGGACGTGACGAGGATCCGCCGCCAGGTGCCGGTGGAGGACTATCTCAAGCTGCAGGGCCGCTACGCGCATCTGTTCAAGCCGCAGCCGCGGACCAACACCATCGCGCGCATCCAGGCCATCGCCGACCGCAACATCCGCAGGTTCGGCCTGTTGACAGGGGACACGCGATGA
- a CDS encoding transketolase C-terminal domain-containing protein, which yields MLRQIEGSRAVADTVALCRPEVICAYPISPQTHIVEALSAHVKEKALTPCEFVNVESEFAAMSVAIGASAAGARAYTATASQGLLYMAEALFNASGLGLPIVMTVANRAIGAPINIWNDHSDSMSQRDSGWIQLYAATNQEAADLHVQAFRIAEDLSTPVMVCMDGFVLTHAYEEVDLLDQPAVDGFLPPYEPRQILDPAEPVSIGAMVGPEAFTEVRYLAHLKQIQALELIPAVADEFRTSFGRDAGGLVRPYRTEDAETIVVALGSVLGTIQDAIDDLRAEGQRIGALGLTTFRPFPAERLRQQVRGARRLIVLEKAFSVGVGGAVTADVVTALNGAVPVQTVVAGLGGRAVTRASVRGMLLDAAAGRLDPLTFLDLDDSLIERELARLARRRRSGPTAENLLRDLGVVASRIG from the coding sequence ATGTTGCGGCAGATTGAGGGGTCCCGGGCCGTCGCCGACACGGTCGCGCTGTGCCGGCCGGAAGTCATCTGCGCCTATCCGATCTCGCCGCAGACCCACATCGTCGAGGCGTTGAGCGCGCACGTGAAGGAAAAGGCGCTGACGCCCTGCGAGTTTGTCAACGTGGAGTCGGAATTCGCCGCGATGTCGGTGGCGATCGGTGCTTCGGCCGCCGGTGCGCGTGCATACACGGCGACTGCCAGCCAGGGCCTGCTCTACATGGCCGAGGCGCTGTTCAACGCCTCCGGCCTCGGCCTGCCGATCGTGATGACGGTGGCCAACCGCGCCATCGGAGCGCCTATCAACATCTGGAACGACCACAGCGACTCCATGTCGCAGCGCGACTCCGGCTGGATCCAGTTGTACGCGGCGACCAACCAGGAGGCGGCCGACCTGCACGTGCAGGCGTTCCGGATCGCCGAGGACCTGTCCACGCCGGTGATGGTGTGCATGGACGGCTTCGTCCTCACGCACGCGTACGAGGAGGTCGATCTGCTCGACCAGCCGGCGGTCGACGGTTTCCTGCCACCGTACGAGCCGCGGCAGATCCTCGATCCGGCCGAGCCGGTCTCCATCGGCGCGATGGTCGGGCCGGAGGCCTTCACCGAGGTCCGTTATCTGGCTCATCTCAAGCAAATCCAGGCGCTGGAGCTGATTCCCGCGGTCGCCGATGAATTCCGCACCTCGTTCGGCCGCGATGCCGGCGGTCTGGTCCGGCCGTACCGGACCGAGGACGCCGAGACGATCGTCGTCGCACTCGGATCCGTGCTCGGCACCATCCAGGACGCGATCGACGATCTGCGAGCCGAAGGCCAGAGAATCGGCGCGCTCGGCCTCACCACTTTCCGGCCTTTTCCGGCTGAGCGGCTGCGCCAGCAGGTCCGTGGTGCGCGACGCCTGATCGTGCTGGAGAAGGCGTTTTCGGTCGGCGTCGGGGGAGCGGTGACCGCCGACGTCGTGACAGCGCTGAATGGCGCGGTCCCGGTCCAGACGGTGGTCGCCGGTCTCGGTGGCCGCGCCGTCACCCGAGCCTCCGTGCGCGGGATGTTGCTGGACGCGGCCGCCGGACGGCTCGATCCGCTCACGTTCCTGGATCTGGACGACAGTCTCATCGAACGCGAACTGGCGCGGCTGGCGCGCCGCCGCAGATCCGGTCCCACCGCGGAAAACCTGCTCCGCGACCTCGGCGTCGTGGCCTCCCGGATCGGATGA
- a CDS encoding 2-oxoacid:acceptor oxidoreductase family protein — translation MFEIRLHGRGGQGVVTTAELLSVAAFRDGRHAQAFPSFGPERTGAPVTAFCRIGERPIRGRDPVTHPDALIVQDASLLHQVDLFAGLEDDAYLLINSSRGLGDLGLADFAAGRRPDRLLVVPATTIALDTLGRPLPGTALLGGFTAVTGEISLSAVHAAIADRFAGAVAEANHAAAERAYAFGCEEQEKLRHVAAD, via the coding sequence ATGTTCGAGATACGGTTGCACGGCCGCGGCGGCCAAGGCGTCGTGACGACCGCCGAGTTGTTGTCGGTGGCCGCGTTCCGCGACGGCCGGCACGCTCAGGCGTTTCCGAGTTTCGGGCCGGAACGCACCGGTGCGCCGGTCACCGCGTTCTGCCGGATCGGTGAGCGGCCCATCCGCGGCCGGGATCCGGTGACCCATCCGGACGCGCTGATCGTCCAGGACGCCAGCCTGCTTCACCAGGTGGACCTGTTCGCCGGCCTGGAAGACGACGCGTACCTGCTGATCAACTCCAGCCGCGGCCTCGGTGACCTTGGCCTGGCCGACTTCGCCGCCGGTCGCCGGCCTGACCGGCTGCTGGTCGTGCCGGCGACGACCATCGCGTTGGACACCCTCGGCCGGCCGTTGCCCGGCACCGCGCTGCTCGGTGGTTTCACCGCCGTTACCGGCGAAATCTCGTTGTCGGCCGTACACGCGGCGATCGCCGACCGGTTCGCCGGCGCGGTCGCCGAGGCCAATCACGCGGCCGCGGAACGCGCGTACGCGTTCGGATGCGAGGAACAGGAGAAACTGCGTCATGTTGCGGCAGATTGA